The Methylomicrobium lacus LW14 genome window below encodes:
- a CDS encoding DUF2905 domain-containing protein, whose protein sequence is MPIGKLFTLIGIALALIGLVLTYLPGLFAWFGKLPGDIRIEDGKKFIFIPITSMIVISLLLTLLANLFFRK, encoded by the coding sequence ATGCCGATCGGTAAATTATTCACGCTTATCGGTATCGCGCTGGCGTTGATCGGGCTTGTCCTGACTTATCTGCCCGGCCTCTTCGCCTGGTTCGGCAAATTGCCGGGCGATATCCGCATCGAAGACGGCAAAAAATTCATTTTCATACCGATCACTTCGATGATCGTGATCAGCCTGCTGTTAACGCTGCTGGCCAATTTGTTTTTCCGCAAATAA